The sequence CCAAAACAGAGGCCAGATAATTTGTCGGGCGCCGTTAGGGAAGTACGGCGAGGTTACTTATCTGCCGTCGGTCCACTCTACGCTACGCATAGATAAGAGAGACCGTAGTTATGTAATTACTATGCATATCGTTTGCTAAATATAAAGGACTTCTATAACTATCAAATGTTCAGATTTTAGCAATAGGCTAGAACCATCTTTACTGTACACTAAttatatacatgcatgcattagaATGAGTAATTTTCTTTTCACGTGCACTTCTCGCTCTAATTACATGCATATATGCACTAAAGGAAAAAAAGCCAATGTTATCCTagattctttctttttttttcaaatttcaaaatgttttgtagctcaaaccatcACTCCGATTAAGAAACCGTCTTCATAAAAAAATctttgaaactgatcccatgttgatatgttcagATGgcttttttttggaccaaaagttACCACAGCTGGGCTATGTAAGTTACCACGTCTGTTATACATAAGTTACCGTGTCATTTACACAAAAGTTTTcggggtatgttttcaacaaacttctAGCCCCAAGGTCAAAAAGTGATTATGATGTTTGCAGTGAGTTATCAGCTTTGTTGTGTATATTACCATGTTGCACATTATCggggtatgtttttcaacaattTTCATTCCCTCGGTCAAAAAATTACTGCGATATTTGTATATGAGTTATTAGCTCTCATCTATGTGTATTATCATGTTTTTTACACATGAGTTATTGGGATGTATTTTTTAACAACTTTTTTCTATTACCATGATATTCACGCAAACGTTATCGAGGTTATATTTTTCAACAATTTTCCTCGGGGTTcaagttatcatggtgtttgtacCTAAGCTATCATGTATATGAAGCGTTATTACCATGACGTTTATACAAATGTTACCGGGGTACATTTTTAACAACTTTTTTCCTTCAGGTCAAAGTTGTCGTGGTGTTGGCCTAAGTTATCAAGGTTGCCTTGCAGAAATTACCGTGTTGTTTACACATAAATTATCGGGGAGATGTTTCAATAATTTTCACCCTCGGTCAAAGTTACCATGACATTTATATGTAAGTTATCAGGTCCCGGTGCACAACTTACCATGccatttgcatagaagttatcggGGTATGTTTCAATTCAAAAAATCCCTCAtgtgaagttgccatgatatttaCAACGAGGCTACATGAGCAAGGTATATAACTCATTGGTATATGAGAGACTACAAGACAACTTGAGAAATCcaaaaaacacaagaagaaaaaaACTTTTTTTGGCtcatatgaaagtgaaaaaaaggTTAACTGTCAAATTTCTACTTATTGGACGACAATCAAGGCAGTGGAGTTGGTTAGTACACTCCTGCTACTGGTGTTTGTACGTAAGATAACAGGTTTCTGGTGCTTATATTAGCATGCTATCCATGTTGAGGTTACCAAGTTGTAAACCTTTTTTCCTCAGGGGTAAAGTTATCATGATGATAGTACATAAGTTTTTTTGCGAAAAGTGCATAAATTATCAGGTCCACGATCACAAAAGAATCATTCCATTCACCCAAAAAAAGGGATTATGTTTGAACATCTTTTTTATGCCTTGATAAAAAAAATCTTCTTGCAACAAAGaaaagacaacaacaacaacaacaacaacaaagcctttagttccaaacaagttggggtaggctagaggtgaaacccataagatctcacaaccaactcatggctctggcacatggatagcaagcttccacgcacccctgttcaTAGCTatctctttgtcgatactccaatccttcaggtctctcttaacggactcctcccatgtcaaaatcggtcgaccccgccctctcttgacattctccgcatgctttagccgtccgctatgcactggagcttctggaggcctgcgctgaatatgcccaaaccatctcaaacgatgttggacaagcttctcctcaattggtgctaccctaactctatctcgtatatcatcattccggactcgatccttcctcgtgtggccacacatccatctcaacatacgcatctccgccacacctaactgttgaacatgtcgccttttagtcggccaacactccgcgccatacaacattgcgggtcgaaccgccgtcctgtagaacttgccttttagcttttgtggcactctcttgtcacagagaatgccagaagcttggcgccacttcatccatccggctttgattcgatggttcacatcttcatcaatacccccatcctcctgcaacattgaccccaaataccgaaaggtgtccttccgaggtaccacctggccatcaaggctaacctcctcctcctcacagctagtagtactgaaaccgcacatcatgtactcggttttagttctactaagcctaaaccctttcgattccaaggtttgtctccataactctaacttcctatttacccccgtccgactatcgtcaactagcaccacatcatccgcaaagagcatacaccatgggatatctccttgtataccccttgtgacctcatccatcaccaatgcaaaaagataagggctcaaagctaacccctgatgcagtcctatcttaatcgggaagtcatcgatgtcgacatcacttgttcgaacacttgtcacaacattattgtacatgtccttgatgagggtaatgtactttgctgggactttgtgtttctccaaggcccaccacatgacattccgcggtatcttatcataggccttctccaagtcaatgaacaccatatgcaagtccttcttatgctccctatatctctccataagttgtcgtaccaagaaaatggcttccatggtcgacctcccaggcatgaaaccaaactgatttttggtcacgcttgtaattcttcttaagcggtgctcaatgactctctcccatagcttcattgtatggctcatcagcttaattccacggtaattagtacaactctgaacatcccccttgttcttgaagattggtactaatatactccgtctccattcttctggcatcttgtttgcccgaaaaatgaggttgaaaagcttggttagccatactatcgctatgtccccgagacctttccacacctcaatggggatacaatcagagcccatcgccttgcctcctttcatcctttttaaagcctccttcacctcagactcctggatgcgccgcacaaaagcATGCTGGTCGCAACAAAGAAAAGACAACTggtgaaaaatagaaaaaaattggaTGAAAAAGGAACGAACAAAAATAGCCAAAAAAAATCTTTAAAAGAACCACGTTGCATGGTTCATGACCGGTGGCCAGATCCAGAAAACATCGAAAAGCAAATCCAGCTTGCTCCATAAAATGCACTAGCAGCATTTATCAAAATAAAAACAACATAATCTGTATGTAAGCACCAGCAAGGTATTAGCGTAGATGGCTCTATTGTCATATTACGAACGTTTGAAAATTAGAAATTCCCAAATATAAATGGTAGTAGTGTCAGAAGTGCCATGTagaataaatgatgaggtggaCGAGAGAGTACTCacaagaaaaggcttgtcttcatttaagagaagacaagagatgatcttttAGCACAATAAGTCTCACCACATTGTTAGGAATGActaattattgaagataaggctaaaagATGACTCATTGTAGAcattttttttgtcatctctaaattacatgtaaGACTTAAGATAAGCCTATCTTATCAACCAAACTCATGTGCCATTTCTTAGATCTGGCGCCGAGCATAGAGTCGAAGAAAATACTTAGACACACTATGCGTTCTCGGTCGCAAGAAGGTTCTGAATTTCTTGGATTTGGCTTGCTTAGAGGACTCACATTTATCCAAATGTTAATTGTAACATCTGATATCAAGAGGTGCAAACAGGTTTGACATAATTTTACACAATAGCAGCGAAACAGCTAGTGATGGGCACTTGGACATTTAAGGCTCAATCATGTGTTGCCTCAGCTGAAACGAGCAACATAGATATTCAAACGAAACGAGCTCGCAATCATTCTACTACCTCCACCCAGGGCTAAGGCCAGACTACTAGCTCCAGCGATGGCTAAGAACAGATATCTAACTCTGGAGTCTAAAAAAATTCATGCTGTATCTTCTGATTCAACATCTTTTTCCCTGGCATGTATCCTCAGTCCAATTGATGCTACCGCCGATTGTACCATCATCCCTCTCCAGTCTCCAGCAATGAAGTCAGCTTTTGCACAGGCATCGATAGCAGTACGAGCCGCCATCAGTTGTCTGTGCCGAAGTAGCGATCACCATACTCTCCCAAACCTGGGATGACTCTGAATTCCTCACTCAGCCCGGTATCTATCTCTGACGTCACAAGCTTCAACTTCGGAAATCGCGTACACACACATTGAATCCCTTCGGGTGCCTACAAGGAGTCGAAAAAACAGGCTGGAGTGACAAGAAAAAGAGACAAGGAGTAAACTGATTCAGTATGCTAAGAGGTTTACCGAGATGAGAGTGAGGAATATGATCCTCTCCTCAGCAACGCCTTTCCTTCGAAGAAGATCTATAGCTTGATTTGCTGAGTTCCCTGGGGAAAAAAGGCAGAAGTAGAACACTTCAGTCACGAACAAATCGAGTGATAACTTCTCCAATATCAATTCAACTGCAGATGGACGAACGAATTACAGATTTGTGGACCTAAAGAACAATAATCATCTAGTATTATATACAAGTAGAAGCATATATTCCAAAGCAAACAATGTAGCACCAAACTTCCGCTGTTTATCGGGCGCATGGTTAAATATATTTTACATCAAATTTACCAAATCCAAGGCATTTCCCAACAGGTAAACCAACAATGAAAAGGTTTATTAAATCTTCAATTTTATGCGTTAGTGAAGGAAAAATTATCACTGGTGAGATTGTTATCAGGATATCTCATAACATCCAGATACGTTTCTGTGAATGCATGCCATACGAATAAACTACAAAGAATAAAAAAGcactcatatatatatattatcatacAAAGCATTGCTTCAATAAGAAATACGGAGTACAATTATAGGGTGTACCAAGGGAAACTTTTACTAACACAACCTAAATCACTTTAGCGCCAACAAATAAATGAACAGGAATAGAGGCAAGCAAAACTGACCTGTGCCAAGCACCGGATCCAAAAGCAGAACATGCCGTTCATCTATGTCCATTGGCAGTTTGTGGTATATGAGCTAGATGCAGAAAGTGTATTATAGTTATTGAGATTTGACACCATAGAAACTTAACCATTTTACAAATTTATTAGCAAATCATTAATCACAAGATCTTAGTGCTTACTTGCTGTCCATTATCTCCAACACGATGTATCAAAATTTTGCCAATTTTTATTCCTTTACAGCAAGCACGCAAAGCATTCTCCATACTTTCACCACTGCAGTGACAATGAATTTGTTTACAGCAGTGTTGTTGTCTCAATATATATTAACAGAATGGGTGAGAAAAGAACATATGTAACATGGCTAGTGTGCAAAGAGTAAACTGCAACTATTTGGTATTTATAGACATCGGTTCATGATGTTGAAATAAGATTCAGGATTAAATGGGACATGGGTTCAAAATTGTAGTCTGGACTCTGGAACTATAAAACTATCTTACAACTTGCTAAGACAATGGCACAGAGAAAACAAAAGGTTAGTGCCAGGACAGAACAGAATATACACTCATAATAAATTATCTTttgcagtactccctccgtctcaaaataaagttgagacacttattttgggacggagggagtattaactaGCATCTCTAATAAAATGAACTTCTGTTCAAACATAGTTATTACTAAATGCAGTCTGCATGCCCGATGTTCAAAAAAATACTTCTGTCAATGGTGAGTGCTGTTGTGTTGGGTTGATAATAACTATTTTCAGTGTTTACCTTCGGACAATAGACACTCCGCAGAGCTTCTTGCAGAAATCAACTCCCGTATAAACAGATCCTGGACAAACAAGTAGAGCATcacataaaatgtttggcacagaTAAATAAATACAAGCATGTGTGCACCTAGCATTACAGAAAACAACTGAAAACATATAAATATATGAAAATGGCCAGAGCTCCAGGTTTCCAGAAGACAACATTTTTTCATGCAATATTAAATCAGAGCATCCAAATTCAAATGTTCGCAGCACAAAACAAATTGCTGCTTTCAAGGAGTATTAATTTATCGGCATATAAAGTTAGGTGACAAACTCCAAGGCTCATTAATGGTAGAAATAGTAAGCATGAGCCCATGTCAACGAGCTTCATTTTCCATCTAATACTGTGTAACATCAAAGCTATAAAGAAAAACTAACTCTTAAGGGAATAGACTCTCCATATTAACAAGCTTCAGTTTCTACCTACTACTGCAGAACATCACAGCTACAAATCAAAAATAATCCTAGTGGGGCATAAACTCTCCATATCAACAATTTTCAATTTTCAATTTTCTATTCTAGTGCTATATTCGAGGGAAATAAGATACTAGCATCTAGCCCAACATTAGTCAGTGCATCAATTCTATTTTACTTCCTATTATTGTTGAAGTGGAAATGTTTGTCTTTACAACATTTCAACTTATGGTGTAAACTATTCTAGCAATAAAATTTCGTAGGTATAAATTCTTCTAGTTGATCAAACAACAATTATtctaggaaatcaatcaatgtgAAAAACTTCTCGACGAAACAGTACTTGAAATGCAAAATCGAAAAGTGGACAACTAAGTGAAAAAAGATACGCAATGCCATTTGCAAACTACCTGTTGGAGTAATAATCTGCTTTTCTGTAAATGGCAAATGGCCCAAACCATGCTCAACTACCTAACATGACATTATTCAAACAAACAGGAGACCAGTTAAATCAATTTAAAACTCAGTGCAATTAACTCAGCATAAAGTTGATAATAAGATAAAGGCTATGGAAACAAGAGATGTACCAAACGTATTAATCGATCTGAATAAAAGACAAAGTCAGGTGTAGTGATATCCCTATCACGAATCAGAGTATGCATTCCTcggatctgacaaattcatcataaAGGCAACTTCAAAATACAATGGAAAACAGTATAATGCTTAATCAATGAAGATGATTAACTTTACCTGGAAAGTTGATTGAACTACAAAGACGTTTCGGAAGACTTTGCACAAGTCATGCATACCAAGCTTTGTACGAATATGTTGAACGATCAGGTCAATTGCAACATGGTTATCACCTCCGCGTGGTATGATCACATCAGCATATTTTTTTGAAGGCAGAACAAAATCATCAAATGCTGGCTTCACAAACCTCCCATACTGAGATGCCAAAAGAATTGCATATTACATCACAGGAATTCACATATCAAGAAACAAATAGACAGAATCTTCTTGCAAATCACAAGGATAAAATCTAAAACAACAGCAGAAAATGTGCAATAGTTAACCAACCTGATCAAGCACCGAGCTAACATCTCTACCTCTTTCAACTGTATCACGCCTTATTCGCCGGGCAAGCCTAATATCTGCATCTGTTTGGATACACCATGGATGCAAGAAAGTGAACAAAATTTTAGCTACCAGCATGAAAATTATAGAGAACAAGTCAAATGCGTATAAGTGCACTGTACACGTAACACAGACCTGTGTCCACAAAAATTTTCATGTCCATCAGATTGCGAACCCTTTGATCATGGAAGACTAAAATGCCCTCCAAAATAATGACATCTGATGCATTGACCTTGCAAAATGAAATTTGACAAGTCATTTAGTTGGCGAAAAGGTTCATGATTAGACCAGTTTTCCTACTTGTCCAGTACTTCCAACTAATAACCATCTCGGTTGACGTTTCCAGGTACTGATAGAAGCCAGCAAACATAATACTGAAAAATAATCATTCTAAAACTTACAACCTGAAATAAATATATATCAAGATATTCAGTAGTACTAATTCAAGGAATGCATTCTTTATCACAGCTTAATAAGGTTTACTTCAAAATTACGAATACAGACTGCATAAGTTCACAAGTCAGAATAGTGCAGAGTTTTGGAAGTAGTTTGCCTGTTCATACAAATGTCTATGACATGATCATAAAAGGGTAAAAAAAACTTCAGTGACTAACAGAATTTCTTGCAAGGTTGTAAATTATATCAGGCTGCAAAAATGTTGCACGAATTATGCAATAAATTTTCATACTCAAACCAGTATTATTTTTCAATGTCTCACACAGAGAGCAAATAGCATGCCCTGTACTTCCAATATTTCCCATAGAAAGCATAGGTTTGCACTCGACCATAGAAAATACCAGATGGTCATATAGTTGTACAGATAGAAAAAAGGCTTCACTCAAAGTTATAGCAAAATAATTCTCAGAAAGAGTTATTGAAAAGTCCAATGAGCTGGACTCAAAATTGTAAACACGGGAAA comes from Triticum aestivum cultivar Chinese Spring chromosome 5B, IWGSC CS RefSeq v2.1, whole genome shotgun sequence and encodes:
- the LOC123112559 gene encoding uridine kinase-like protein 1, chloroplastic; the encoded protein is MPDKAVDDAMESAVGAHFSGLRLEALRLPAPSGPSSPSSSTSAGAAAALANGLAHAGADVASPSSLRQPFVIGVSGGTASGKTTVCDMIIQQLHDHRVVLVNQDSFYRGLTAEESASAQDYNFDHPDAFDTEQLLECMGQLKRALPVNVPIYDFKNHRRCSERFRKVNASDVIILEGILVFHDQRVRNLMDMKIFVDTDADIRLARRIRRDTVERGRDVSSVLDQYGRFVKPAFDDFVLPSKKYADVIIPRGGDNHVAIDLIVQHIRTKLGMHDLCKVFRNVFVVQSTFQIRGMHTLIRDRDITTPDFVFYSDRLIRLVVEHGLGHLPFTEKQIITPTGSVYTGVDFCKKLCGVSIVRSGESMENALRACCKGIKIGKILIHRVGDNGQQLIYHKLPMDIDERHVLLLDPVLGTGNSANQAIDLLRRKGVAEERIIFLTLISAPEGIQCVCTRFPKLKLVTSEIDTGLSEEFRVIPGLGEYGDRYFGTDN